The DNA region acatacatacatatatatatatatatatatatctcttttAAATCAAAATGTGTTGAGAATGTGCCATGTGATAATATGAACGGATGCATGCCAAGGGATTAAACGAAGGATTgatcctttcttcccctcttccacCTATCTTTCTCCAGGGTGGCCAATTCCCACTGAGAGCATGCAGAGGCCCAGGCAGCACCAGTGGGGCAGGCGTGTGACGGCGTGGGGGCTGCTCTAACCACTGGGCGCGCTACAATATGGGCCAGTGCGTCACCAAGTGCAAGAATCCTTCTTCCACTCTGGGTAGCAAAAATGGCGACCGGGAGGCCCACGGCAAAGCTCACGGGAAGCGGAGCACCAATCACAAGGAGGAGCTCAACCAGGTTGGCAGGAAACCCTCTGGAGATATCCTGGTCAACGGGACGAAGAAAGTGGAAGCGGCTATAGAATCCAACCCGCCTCCCACTTCCTCTGGAGATGCCCGCAAAGAGTCCGTCTCGGGCTCCGAGGAATCGTTCCTCCACAGAACTGAGGAATTGTTCAGGAGGTACAAGGACGAACGAGAAGACGCCATCTTGGAGGAAGGCATGGAGCGTTTTTGCAACGACCTCTGTGTTGACCCCACGGAATTCAAAGTGCTCGTGCTGGCTTGGAAATTCCAAGCGGCTACTATGTGCAAATTCACCCGGTAAGTCCTGGCGTTGCCGTTCCGAAACCACGGGGCTGCCCGGTCTCTGGAGCCACCCCCCCATTTGAGAAAATGGAGGTCCCAAGGGGGAAAACGTGCGGTTAGCAATTTGAAGCtcggtcattgaggccacttgggggtttatctgtgccctcagggtcagatttgcaaatgtgagtgggACTTCCTGGGAACTGTGGAAAGgatctttttttcaagaggcaactggttttctttgaagacgtttctcttctcatccaagaagcttctccagctctgaagaatggaaggatttatactccttgcagacagctggtcctttgcattcttttagagagtcagtGAAGCCACTTGGTATGTCAAGGCGACACCGATGGAAAGACGGTGTTGAAAcaaagtgttttatttttttcttacatattttaacttattttataaacaaagtgttgtcccGGTTTTTCCCCTTTACATCTTACGTTATGCGTAGtttattttacatcatattttcatttcacaCTTCAGTCatctattttctttccatattttccagcTTAACTCTAATTTCTCTTAATATATCAACAATAtcattattgtttatatattatctagcttaatgaaaagtttagtttaatgaaaagaaggactaggggagacatgatagcagtgttccaatatctcaggggttgccccaaagaagagggagtcaagctaatcTCTtttacccctgaaaagcgttcggagactgcagctagtccagaatgcagccgcgcaagcgatattgggtgtaccaagatacacccatattacacctatccccCGCGagatgcactggctgccaattggtctccgaacgcaattcaaggtgttggtcattacctttaaagccctacatggctcaggaccagcgtatttgcgagaccgcctactgccacatacctcccaacggccgataagatcccacagggtgggcctccttaggacgccgtcagccggacagtgcctgctggcggggcctcggaggagggccttctctgtggctgctccgaccctgtggaatcagctgcccccagaggtccggacctcacccacttcatgccttcagaaaagctgtcaaaacctggctgttccggcaggcctggggctgtgaccttattatgtagggtccagccccaatttgaacgtatgcgtgttggagaattttaatttttatttctattgtgtGTAACCGcccgagtcctccgggattgggcggtctataaatctaataaattaaattaaattaaggcacctgagggaagaacaagaagcaatgggtggaaactaatcaaggagagaagcaactcagaactgaggagaaatttcctgacatttggaacaattaatcagtggaacaacttgcctccagaagttgtgaatgccccaacactggaagtctttaagaagatgttggatagccatttgtctgaaacagtgttgggtttcctgcctaggcagggggttggactagaagacctccaaggtcccttccaactctgctattctattgtattgtattatttgcctCTCCAAGTTAATCgaatttaacatttcatttccatccattattctgttttactatcaataacatatatcctcaaatttaattttgtaaaGTAAGCATTTCTCTTAGTTAATTATCCACATTTAATAGTATTGATCTATTGTCCTCACATCATATTAGCTATATACTATTGgcaatatttaccatatttcattctattctaccaataaatccttttccttctttcctcctttcaaccattttctcttagtctctcaggaacttcacttctcttctattctcttctgtccACCCATTCGCCtagtttttcctttttctttttttccaatttccatattttttcttccGTCAGATGAAAAGACTGTGTTGTAAAAAGGAGAGGgggtgtcatatccctcccccttgTTGAGAGAAGACTGTTCACTTTTAACACAGATGGGTTCttttacccctctttcaaaccagtggtcctctctgtccagaacATGGACATTCTTCcccattcagtcagaaccgaggaagcttcttagatgagaagtgaaacatctccaagagaaagaaaaccacacagaaagcccagttgccttttggtggggggggggggggggtaaggggggaagcacccttgggacaaccctgatctggatgactgagactctccagagGCATTGATTTGAACTATTGAAAATCCAATCTAAGTTggtgccttccctcctttccccccccgtCCCTTTACACTATAttccctctttttcccttcctctcttcttacttttacatgtttttttttcctttgccttttatactttgataaactaccgtatttttggactataagacgcacctccccaccccacccccctaagagtgtggaaatgttggtgcgtcttatgcacaGAATGCAGCCAtctttggcctcctgaagcctgcTCCTGCATCccgtttttgagaaaaatgggccgtttttcaaaaaaaaggggggggtgtttttgcctttccccagccctgctgaagcctgcagagtgatgctggggaaggcaaaaactttttttttccttacttacTTCTTCgcaatcttggtgcgtcttatacaccggtgaatcttacagtccgaaaaatacggtaattagaaAGTTTTAATTGTGCAAGATCAAACCTAACCGGCAccttccctccctgcccccaGGACGGAGTTTTTCGAGGGTTGCAAAGCAATAAACGCGGACACCATCGACGGGATTTGCGCCCGTTTCCCCAGCCTCTTGAACGAAGCGAAGCAGGAAGACAAATTCAAAGACCTCTACCGTTTCACGTTCCAGTTCGGCTTGGATTCCGACGAAGGCCAGAGGTCGCTCCACCGGGAAATAGCCATCGCCCTCTGGAAGCTGGTTTTCACGCAGAACAAGCCTCCCATCTTGGACCAGTGGTTACACTTCTTGACCGAGAACCCTTCGGGATCAAGGGCATCTCGCGAGATACCTGGAACATGTTCCTTAATTTTACTCAGGTCATCGGGCCGGACCTCAGCAATTACAGCGAGGACGAGGCCTGGCCCAGTCTTGACACTTTCGTGGAATGGGAAATGGAGCggcggaggaaggggaggaagaagaggggggtccCACCCGCTTGGAGGATTTACAGACAGCGTCCCTGTGTACAGACCATCACGCGGCCTGACCGTTTCGACAGCGGCAATTGTTCCTCCCCTCCCCGCTCCCCCCTTCATGGCCCGTAAGCTCAGAACTCCTCTGGAATTTACAGACTTCTCCAgactttttttctactttacaccTTTCTCTGCCTTGTATTTTGAAAGGGCTTTAAAATGCTGTATCCATATTTTAGGCACTTTCTTTCAAAAAATTGGGttattccccttccttctctccttgaaatGTTtaattcttcccttcccttccctccggTTGAGGTTAAATGATTTTTATTTCCAAATGGTTTTCAGGCTGGTATGCTTCTTTGCCCACAGGTTACACAACTTTCAAaggaaatttatatatatatatgtatacagtatacagtatacagtatatagtatactatatatatatatatataatatatatatatatatatatatatatatatatatataatattatatatatatatatatcttcttttCCTGGTGAGGTTAAATTAACATCACTAAATTATTACAGTGCCAGATTGAATTCtgcgtattttttttttaaaaaaaacagagcagGCCTATACTGTGTGTAGTGCTGTTTacattgttgattttttttttttaaaggttgtgaTAATTTTAAGATTTATACCACGATTGATAACAGCATAAAACTGTTCAGGCAAATGTGTTTAAAATTCCCAGGCAAAACAAACTATGTTGAAAGCCATGAAAGCAGCATTGTACTGTTACCATTGTTTGTTGTGGTTGATTTGTAGCAGGGCTAATTCTGGTTGCAAAGTTATCCTAAAAAAATACGAGTTGcaggtgtagttataaaagaagaaacagacattgCGATCGCCGAACTCAAAATATATTACCCACTTAGCTtttgttagcctctgctaacatccTCAGAGTGTGAAAACTACCATTGaagagatatctgcctttatacaTCATCCATCAATTTGGCCAGTAGGCCCATCCGCCGCCTCCCTCCTGTAATTATTAGCTTTGTCATTTTTTACTTCCGACATGTTAATTGATGGAGGCTTagctcccctcctttcctcccaacTGTGCTCGATGGGGGAGGAAAGAATAGATGCTAAGCTCCATCGATTACAGGAAGGGCCTAtttgccaaattgatgaatgatgtataaaggcagatatctcttcaatggtagtttttacactCCGAAGATTTTAGCAGAAGCTAACCAAAGCTAAGTGGGTAATATATGTTAAGTTCTGGAGATTGCaatgtctgtctcttcttttatgTCAGCTGGTCAATTGATCAATTTTTGGGCCATCAGCCACAATAGTAGAGCATTAAACACCCAAGATTCTCAGAGGTGGTGAGAATTACAGTGTGTCCTTTCTTATTTCCAGTTATCCTGTTCACTCCCTTtcaacatggcaactttaataatcgtggacttcaactcccagaatcccccccactccccagccagcatggaattctgggagttgaagtccaggcatcttaaaaAGTCGCCATATTGGGAAACTCCGTGGTAAGGCTTGTCACGTAGAAAATGTGTCCAGCCCAAATGAGAATAAAGAGGGTTGTCCTCCCCCCACAAGCCACACTGCCTCAAAGGGGACGTTTTAACTTGCCAAATTTTggcatttttgaatattttttttgggTGGTGGGGGAAAGCAGAAATTAGGTTGGGCAGGCCAGTGGGATCACAGCCTTTCCCTGAAGAACAACTGCTGCTAATCTTGGTGacttttaacacttgtggacttaaactcccagaattccccagctagcatggctggctggggaattctgggaatttgaaatccacacatccctAAAGTTGCtatgattgaaaaaaaaactcTAGTTTAGACCCCCTCTCCCAAGAAGGTGGGGTATATttcttggcagtttgaatccttcAAAATGGAGACTTGATTATGCAGAATTGTCTGCCCCACCAGGATGGTAGGTGAGTGGGCTCAAGGCAGTgggggaataaagaaaaaaaaatggtttccatTTTCTAGAAAAAGAGTCTTCGTACAACGGAAATAGGCCTAGGAATATCCTTAATGATCCCATCCAAAGACAGGTTTTAAGCAAGGCATCTGAACAGTAGACTCCTTCAGAAATGCAGGCAAAACTGTTGAGGTTTTAATTCACTAACAACTGGGTGGAAGGGAGGGACAGTGAATggtttttaagaaataaataaatacttgaaaTTTGCATCCTCTCTCAGCGGCTTGAGAGCAGAGGGTGCCCCCCCATCTGTGTTTCTTTTAACGACTGCATTAAAGTTCCTTTTCCGAAATGGCACTTGCGCTACGAGAAGTCCTGTTTCTCCACAGCCGGGGTTCCGAGCTCCCATTTTTGCACAGTTCTTGCTTTgagtaacagagtcggaagggaccttggaggtcttgtactCCAACCCCCTTGCtggaacaggagaccctacacctttCCATGactatccatttttttcttaaaaaccttcagtgtttcAGTGtcacttttgaaggcaagctgtttccctGGTTAAttttcttcactttttctttcttttcctttttcctttcttttcccctttcctatcctttcctttctcctttcctttcttttcctttcctttcctttttcatcttctttccattcctttccattccttccattcatctcttctttctctcctttcctttttcctttcctttcctttcccctatcctttccatttctttcctttccttcttcatcttcttttctttccattcctttccattccattccttcccttcatctttctttcctttcattttcctttcccctatcctttcctttccttcttcatcttctttactttccattccttccctccatctcttctttatttcctttcctttttcctttcctctcttcctcttccccttccccttcattttccaggttgcttccctccttgattagttcccatccgtcgtttcttgccttgccttctggtgctttcaaaaatggcttgactccctcttctttgtggcaggccctaAAATATGAGAAGATTGCCGTCCacattcctagtccttcttttcactagagagAAGATCATGCTGGAGAGGTTCATGTCCTCTTTCCAGATCCGCTTCCATCTCTGATGAAGATTTTGCTCCTGGTCTCAGCATTGAATTGGGGCCCTCCCAGTTCCTCCTTTTCCGCTAACCAAATTGAACACACATCACCCGGCAGTGCGATGTTTGGGGTGGAAAGCCGGTGCCCGTCCCCTTTTCATTCTTGCATCATCTCCTCTTCTCTGCAAAGTTGCTTTTAATTTGGCTGCCCAAACAGGCCTAGGGCCTCCTCTAAAGGAGGGAACGATGATGATTCCCACTGCGCTGCAGTCCTCGcttctcttccctaatgattcCTGGGATGCGTGAATCCTTCCTGCTCGGCGGCTGATGCGATTTGGGGTTTTTTCCAAATGCGTTCTTGAGTCCTTTTCCACCCCTAATTAGAGAGATATCAGCTTGGAAAGTGtttgttctttcctttctcttcttcttctttcatccCACCCTTCCCCTTCctgttctcttcctttcccttccccttttcttagCTTCCTTTCCCTtcgttccccctccctttcctattcctttccttcttttccttcccttcctttcttagcttcccttccctttcccctttcctctcccttcctttccttccctttcatcccttccttttccttccattcctttttcccttcctttcttagcttcccttctttcccttccctttcctattcctcccccttccctttcttccagtcttttttcctttccttttccttccttttttccttcctcctttccctttcccctttccttcctgtccttcttttccttcccttccattcctttttttcctttccccctcctttccattccttcctgtcctttcctcccctccttcctctcttttcctcctcctccttcccccagctttcctttttcctttctcccctccttcctctttcaaaTGTCTTTCAGCAAGACATTTctgatttctttccttccttccctttcctattccttccccattcctttcttccttttccttttcctttcctttcctattcctTCCCTGTCACTTTTCTTCATTTCCCTCCCCCCTGCTTCTTTCAAAACGCTCTTTCCGGAGCTTTCAGAGTCTCTCCAAGAAATAAAAACGAAATGCAGCCATCCCGATCCTTCCCAGCTGTTGGTTGGTAACCGAACGAAGGCAGGGCTGTCCCCGAATGTCTCCTTGCTGGATTTATGGCGTAAGGTTTTTGCTCACCTCTGATTTGCTAAACAAGCTAAACCCTTAGCCAAGATGCTTCTCCCCATTACAGCCTCGCACGATGTAGGAAGCCTGCCTCTCATTCCCCTGGCAAAACAATACCGGCCCGCCCTTGTGATGCCATCCAAAGAaaacccccctcttttttttaggaaaaggggaggggggga from Thamnophis elegans isolate rThaEle1 chromosome 14, rThaEle1.pri, whole genome shotgun sequence includes:
- the DCUN1D3 gene encoding LOW QUALITY PROTEIN: DCN1-like protein 3 (The sequence of the model RefSeq protein was modified relative to this genomic sequence to represent the inferred CDS: inserted 1 base in 1 codon; deleted 2 bases in 1 codon), with translation MGQCVTKCKNPSSTLGSKNGDREAHGKAHGKRSTNHKEELNQVGRKPSGDILVNGTKKVEAAIESNPPPTSSGDARKESVSGSEESFLHRTEELFRRYKDEREDAILEEGMERFCNDLCVDPTEFKVLVLAWKFQAATMCKFTRTEFFEGCKAINADTIDGICARFPSLLNEAKQEDKFKDLYRFTFQFGLDSDEGQRSLHREIAIALWKLVFTQNKPPILDQWLHFLTENPXGIKGISRDTWNMFLNFTQVIGPDLSNYSEDEAWPSLDTFVEWEMERRRKEEEEGGPTRLEDLQTASLCTDHHAA